Proteins encoded together in one Vanessa cardui chromosome 19, ilVanCard2.1, whole genome shotgun sequence window:
- the LOC124538022 gene encoding lysoplasmalogenase-like protein TMEM86A gives MLKMISSSDLMKAVGRSGRLVPFFKAVCVYFVVGGGAPSLSAAALKCAPVLCLLLCVLVRARGAPQPHRRYAHRVATGLALSAAGDALLVWPQHFVAGMAAFAGAHVAYILAFGWQPRAYGAALALAAGALAYVRAVPAPAPLRALVPAYALLLAAMAWRGTARAGAQRPGALLFLLSDAILGYGLFAEPVPYNQALVMSTYYLGQLGIALSALEPARAVAAPQ, from the exons atgttaaaaatgatATCTTCTTCTGATCTT ATGAAGGCGGTCGGACGCAGCGGCAGGCTGGTGCCCTTCTTCAAGGCGGTTTGCGTATATTTCGTGGTGGGCGGCGGCGCGCCCTCGTTGTCGGCGGCCGCGCTGAAGTGCGCCCCCGTGCTGTGCCTGCTGCTGTGCGTGCTGGTGCGGGCGCGCGGCGCGCCGCAACCACA CCGCCGCTACGCGCACCGCGTGGCGACGGGCCTGGCGCTGTCGGCGGCGGGCGACGCGCTGCTCGTGTGGCCGCAGCACTTCGTGGCGGGCATGGCGGCGTTCGCGGGCGCGCACGTGGCCTACATCCTGGCGTTCGGCTGGCAGCCGCGCGCGTACGGCGCGGCGCTGGCGCTGGCGGCGGGCGCGCTGGCCTACGTGCGCGCCgtgcccgcgcccgcgccgctgcGCGCGCTCGTGCCGGCCTACGCGCTGCTGCTGGCCGCCATGGCGTGGCGCGGCACGGCGCGCGCCGGCGCCCAGCGCCCCGGCGCGCTCCTCTTCCTGCTGTCCGACGCCATCCTCGGCTACGGCCTCTTCGCCGAGCCGGTGCCTTACAATCAG GCGCTGGTGATGTCGACGTACTACCTGGGCCAGCTGGGCATCGCGCTGAGCGCCCTGGAGCCGGCCCGCGCGGTGGCGGCGCCGCAGTAG
- the LOC124538084 gene encoding uncharacterized protein LOC124538084: MTCLPFGLASAPHLFSSVTCWVAETLRAKGCRVLVYLDDFLLVNQDQSKLCLQASEAVRHLEDLGWIVNYKKSILTPTQDLEYLGIRWETLKNRMSLPEMKINSLKANIHRSLVRGQITLRELQSLLGQLNFASFVIPRGRLHCRQAQILLRYFNKKQPRQRKLIPHMVYQEMRWWLGATLHSSAIHKKPVTHFLTTDASDLGWGAHLNGHLMWGTWSPQQRRWHSNRKELYAVMAAIRANTAALCKSHILIQSDNRTLIAYIRKEGGTRSLTLLGLTYELLTLTDQFKITLSAQYLPGRYNTIADRLSRKKEVAEWHLLPQATGEVFRKWGRPEIDLFASSRSAVVTNYVSIDCRDQSASYIDAFSRTWQHKLAWVFPPPSLLPRVLAHLNRATGTYLIVAPEWPQAFWLQDQKARALDHPHEIQNLSKTMIDMTTLQAPPQVHLLTLKVWKIGGGVPK; this comes from the coding sequence ATGACATGTTTGCCTTTTGGCCTGGCCTCGGCGCCACATCTTTTCTCTTCAGTAACATGCTGGGTCGCGGAGACCTTGCGTGCCAAGGGATGTCGTGTACTAGTCTACCTAGACGACTTCCTTTTGGTCAACCAAGACCAATCCAAGTTATGTCTTCAGGCCTCGGAGGCCGTGAGGCACTTGGAAGATCTGGGCTGGATAGTCAATTACAAAAAGTCGATCTTAACTCCGACACAAGACCTAGAATACCTCGGCATCCGTTGGGAAACTTTAAAGAACAGGATGTCGTTACCGGAAATGAAGATAAACAGTCTCAAAGCAAACATACATCGATCGTTAGTAAGAGGTCAGATCACGCTTCGCGAATTGCAGAGCCTGCTGGGTCAGCTCAATTTCGCCAGTTTTGTCATACCTCGGGGAAGGTTACATTGTCGACAAGCACAAATCTTGCTTCGGTATTTCAACAAGAAACAACCACGGCAGAGAAAATTAATTCCCCACATGGTGTATCAAGAGATGAGGTGGTGGCTCGGCGCCACACTTCACTCTTCGGCAATTCACAAGAAGCCGGTTACTCATTTCCTAACGACGGACGCTTCCGATTTAGGTTGGGGTGCTCACTTAAATGGCCATCTAATGTGGGGAACCTGGTCTCCCCAACAACGAAGATGGCACAGCAACAGGAAAGAGCTCTATGCAGTAATGGCAGCTATCAGAGCAAACACTGCAGCCCTATGCAAATCTCACATACTCATCCAATCGGACAATCGAACATTAATTGCATACATTCGGAAAGAAGGCGGAACGAGATCGTTGACACTACTAGGGTTGACATACGAACTTCTAACTCTAACAGACCAGTTCAAGATAACTCTGTCGGCACAATACTTACCAGGAAGGTACAACACCATAGCAGACCGATTGTCACGGAAGAAAGAAGTTGCAGAATGGCACCTCTTGCCCCAAGCAACTGGAGAAGTCTTCAGAAAATGGGGTCGACCAGAAATAGATCTCTTCGCTTCCAGTCGAAGTGCTGTAGTAACAAACTACGTATCAATAGATTGCAGAGATCAATCGGCAAGCTATATAGATGCCTTCAGCAGAACTTGGCAACACAAACTAGCGTGGGTGTTCCCCCCACCGAGCCTATTGCCCAGAGTTCTGGCACACTTGAACCGTGCGACGGGGACTTATTTGATAGTAGCACCGGAGTGGCCCCAGGCTTTCTGGCTGCAAGACCAGAAGGCCAGAGCGTTGGATCACCCACACGAAATACAGAATCTATCGAAAACGATGATAGACATGACAACATTACAAGCACCACCTCAAGTACATTTATTAACCTTGAAAGTTTGGAAAATTGGGGGTGGGGTTCCCAAATAA
- the LOC124537877 gene encoding zinc finger protein 330 homolog, which produces MPKKKTGQRKKAEKQKQRQKEIRNAREHVDLAQHPCNLPMECDKCQKKQKSRAFCYFCSAVQRLPACAQCGKIKCMLKSGDCVVRHPGVFTTGLGMVGAICDFCEAWVCHGRKCLNSHACTCPLADAVCLECERGVWEHGGRVFRCCFCQGFLCEDDQFEHQASCQVLESETYKCQSCNRLGQYSCLRCKTCFCDEHVRRRGARPTRGPVPCPRCAYALHLTADLSMSTRSHRYGRQGTAAADDDDDGDYGAGYDGDGGMEGGDYSYSESEEDDDDEESEESSSEEEDEAESVPSASKTT; this is translated from the exons atgcctAAGAAAAAAACAGGCCAGCGCAAAAAAGCTGAGAAACAAAAACAGCGCCAAAAAGAGATCCGTAATGCAAGAGAACACGTCGACTTAGCACAGCACCCTTGCAACCTCCCCATGGAATGCGATAAATGccaaaa GAAACAGAAAAGCAGAGCATTCTGTTACTTCTGTTCTGCAGTGCAGAGACTGCCTGCATGTGCACAGTGTGGCAAGATTAAATGTATGCTCAAGTCTGGAGACTGTGTAGTGAGACATCCTGGAGTGTTTACCACTGGGCTTGGTATGGTG GGTGCTATTTGTGACTTCTGTGAAGCTTGGGTTTGTCATGGCCGGAAATGTCTGAACAGTCATGCCTGCACCTGCCCCTTAGCTGATGCTGTCTGTCTGGAGTGTGAGAGAG gAGTGTGGGAGCATGGCGGCCGTGTGTTCCGCTGCTGTTTTTGCCAAGGCTTCCTTTGCGAGGATGACCAGTTCGAGCACCAGGCCTCCTGCCAAGTACTGGAGTCGGAAACCTACAAGT GTCAGTCCTGCAACCGGCTGGGGCAGTACTCGTGCCTGCGCTGCAAGACGTGCTTCTGCGACGAGCACGTGCGGCGCCGCGGCGCGCGCCCCACGCGCGGCCCCGTGCCCTGCCCGCGCTGCGCCTACGCGCTGCACCTCACGGCCGACCTCAGCATGTCCA CGCGCTCGCATCGCTACGGACGGCAGGGCACGGCCGCCgccgacgacgacgacgacggaGACTACGGAGCGG GATACGATGGCGACGGGGGAATGGAAGGCGGAGATTATTCGTACTCGGAATCAGAAGAAGACGACGACGACGAAGAATCCGAGGAGTCATCCTCTGAAGAAGAAGACGAAGCTGAATCTGTCCCCTCCGCGAGCAAGACTACGTAG